A single window of Achromobacter xylosoxidans DNA harbors:
- a CDS encoding AraC family transcriptional regulator, translating to MNATDAFALSSDLISELLTGMRLRGVQYRRIQVGAPVGLGFRPRPGHAYFHYLAVGNAVLRSADGALHPLSAGNAVLIPQGDAHHLLSDPRAPVRDIDEVAAAPLGEQVSGVDTCPSTHDTPSAVLFYGCMAFDLGGMRGLGPLMPGLMLVDATSERYPGALALLDAMKREICAGRIGFAGILARLAEVVAAMIVRGWIESGCDDAAGLVAALRDPRLARAILALHRQPGRDWTVEELAAQCNVSRSVFAQRFQATIGTPPLRYATELRMRLASQWLSHERLPIDTVAERLGYTSQAAFSRAYKRVTGQSPGARRRGPTVALQQAQQG from the coding sequence ATGAATGCCACGGATGCCTTTGCGCTTTCGTCCGACCTGATCAGCGAACTGCTGACTGGCATGCGCCTGCGCGGCGTGCAATACCGCCGCATCCAGGTCGGCGCGCCGGTCGGCCTGGGTTTCCGCCCCCGCCCCGGTCACGCCTACTTCCACTACCTGGCGGTTGGCAACGCGGTGCTGCGCAGCGCCGACGGCGCGCTGCATCCGCTGTCCGCGGGCAACGCCGTGCTCATTCCCCAAGGCGATGCCCATCACTTGCTATCCGACCCGCGCGCCCCGGTGCGCGATATCGACGAGGTGGCCGCGGCGCCGCTGGGCGAGCAGGTCAGCGGCGTGGACACCTGCCCCAGCACGCATGACACGCCCAGCGCCGTGCTTTTCTATGGCTGCATGGCGTTCGACCTGGGCGGCATGCGGGGCCTCGGCCCCTTGATGCCTGGTCTGATGCTGGTGGACGCCACCAGCGAACGCTACCCGGGCGCGCTGGCGCTGCTGGACGCCATGAAGCGCGAAATCTGCGCCGGACGCATCGGCTTTGCCGGCATCCTGGCGCGCCTGGCGGAAGTGGTGGCCGCCATGATCGTGCGCGGCTGGATCGAAAGCGGTTGCGATGATGCCGCCGGCCTGGTGGCCGCCCTGCGCGACCCGCGGCTGGCGCGCGCCATCCTGGCCCTGCATCGCCAGCCCGGCCGCGATTGGACCGTAGAAGAACTGGCGGCGCAATGCAATGTCTCGCGATCGGTCTTCGCGCAACGCTTCCAGGCCACCATCGGCACGCCGCCGCTGCGCTACGCCACCGAATTGCGCATGCGCCTGGCCAGCCAATGGCTATCCCACGAGCGCTTGCCGATCGACACCGTGGCCGAGCGCCTCGGCTATACCTCCCAAGCCGCCTTCAGCCGCGCGTATAAACGCGTCACCGGTCAATCACCGGGCGCCAGGCGCCGCGGCCCAACCGTAGCCCTGCAGCAGGCCCAGCAGGGATAG
- a CDS encoding PhoX family protein, with protein MSSSDQDDIPSNPSQAVHFNEVVRRAVSRRGFLKAGLGAGAVGFMGAGLTACGGDDDDDDSSGTNPGTNPGGETPAKPVELNFKAVPISTADTVVVPEGYQFAVINRWGDPLFAGAPAFKADASNGGDDQARQLGYNHDGMHFFPIDGTDSVNGSSVEGLMVTNHEYTTPDYFYPVGVQPGNAQWNLDWVRKSQHAHGVSVRHMRLANGKWEPVLDSPFNRSVNANVAMQLVGPAAGNRLVRTNADPTGTRCFGTFGNCGNGYTLWNTYLTCEENFTDYFGVGTADPATVNYPDAEYQKHMERYKGSGKISSSSYRWDHYDNRFNWAQEPNEYNRCGWVVEIDPFDPNSTPKKLTALGRFKHENAAMTLADDKRVVVYMGDDQVSEYIYKFVSDGKYDPARPALNRLLLDKGTLYVARFLDGAAQGDAMGVGEWIALKLDTPALAGGTLGALFNQDMGELLVKTRQAADAVGATPMDRPEWITTHPTTREAYVTLTNNSSRGTGGTRYPNGPQHPGADDANPRTANQYGQIVRWREKNGDPASLTFEWDIFVLAGNPTLYPRTDLRSGSANVTTDNTFNSPDGLAFDKRGLLWIETDGNYSNTGPYAGQGNNQMLVANPATKEIRRFMTGPIGCEVTGLTWTPDQKYLFINIQHPGEGPSVTDAQNNPLMASKWPDDATASRPRPATVVIWKQDGTAVGT; from the coding sequence ATGAGTTCTTCGGACCAGGACGACATCCCGTCCAACCCCTCCCAGGCAGTGCATTTCAACGAAGTGGTGCGCCGCGCGGTGTCGCGTCGGGGCTTTCTCAAGGCCGGGCTGGGCGCCGGCGCGGTCGGCTTCATGGGCGCGGGCCTGACGGCCTGTGGCGGCGATGACGACGATGACGATTCGTCGGGCACCAATCCGGGCACCAACCCGGGCGGCGAGACGCCGGCCAAGCCCGTGGAACTCAATTTCAAGGCCGTGCCGATCAGCACCGCCGATACCGTGGTGGTCCCCGAGGGCTACCAGTTCGCCGTGATCAACCGCTGGGGCGATCCGCTCTTTGCCGGTGCGCCGGCCTTCAAGGCCGACGCCAGCAACGGCGGCGACGACCAGGCCCGCCAGCTCGGGTACAACCACGACGGCATGCATTTCTTCCCGATCGATGGCACCGACAGCGTCAACGGCAGCAGCGTGGAAGGCCTGATGGTCACCAACCACGAATACACCACGCCGGACTACTTCTATCCGGTGGGCGTGCAGCCGGGCAACGCGCAATGGAACCTGGACTGGGTGCGCAAGTCGCAGCACGCCCATGGCGTTTCGGTGCGTCATATGCGCCTGGCCAATGGCAAGTGGGAACCGGTGCTGGATTCGCCCTTCAACCGCAGCGTCAACGCCAACGTCGCGATGCAACTGGTGGGGCCGGCGGCGGGCAACCGCCTGGTGCGCACCAACGCCGATCCGACGGGCACGCGCTGCTTCGGTACCTTCGGCAACTGTGGCAACGGCTACACGTTGTGGAACACCTACCTGACGTGCGAAGAGAACTTCACCGACTACTTCGGCGTCGGCACGGCCGACCCGGCCACGGTGAACTATCCCGATGCCGAGTACCAGAAGCACATGGAACGCTACAAGGGTTCGGGCAAGATCTCCAGCAGTTCGTACCGCTGGGACCACTACGACAACCGCTTCAACTGGGCGCAGGAGCCCAATGAATACAACCGTTGCGGCTGGGTGGTCGAGATCGACCCGTTCGACCCGAACTCCACGCCCAAGAAGCTGACCGCGCTGGGCCGCTTCAAGCACGAGAACGCCGCGATGACGTTGGCCGACGACAAGCGCGTGGTGGTCTACATGGGCGACGACCAGGTCAGCGAGTACATCTACAAGTTCGTGTCCGACGGCAAGTACGACCCGGCCCGCCCGGCCCTGAACCGCCTGCTGCTGGACAAGGGCACGCTGTACGTCGCGCGCTTCCTGGACGGCGCCGCGCAGGGCGACGCGATGGGCGTGGGCGAGTGGATTGCGCTCAAGCTCGATACCCCGGCGCTGGCCGGCGGCACGCTCGGCGCCCTGTTCAACCAGGACATGGGCGAACTGCTGGTCAAGACGCGCCAGGCCGCCGACGCGGTGGGCGCCACGCCAATGGACCGGCCCGAGTGGATCACCACCCATCCGACCACCCGCGAAGCCTACGTCACGCTGACCAACAACAGCTCGCGCGGCACCGGTGGCACCCGCTATCCGAACGGCCCGCAGCATCCGGGCGCCGACGACGCCAACCCCCGTACCGCCAACCAGTACGGCCAGATCGTGCGTTGGCGCGAGAAGAACGGCGATCCGGCGTCGCTGACGTTCGAATGGGACATCTTCGTGCTGGCGGGCAACCCGACGCTGTACCCGCGCACCGACCTGCGCAGTGGCTCGGCCAACGTCACCACGGACAACACTTTCAACAGCCCCGACGGCCTGGCCTTCGACAAGCGCGGCCTGCTGTGGATCGAGACTGACGGCAACTACTCCAACACCGGCCCCTACGCCGGGCAGGGCAACAACCAGATGCTGGTCGCCAATCCGGCCACCAAGGAAATCCGCCGCTTCATGACCGGCCCGATCGGTTGCGAAGTGACCGGACTGACCTGGACGCCCGACCAGAAGTACCTGTTCATCAACATCCAGCACCCGGGCGAAGGCCCGAGCGTGACGGATGCGCAGAACAATCCCCTGATGGCCTCCAAGTGGCCCGACGACGCCACTGCCAGCCGGCCGCGCCCGGCCACGGTGGTGATCTGGAAGCAGGACGGTACCGCCGTCGGCACCTGA
- a CDS encoding methyl-accepting chemotaxis protein: MQDSHSPSRGVRSTGGSIMLGFTVVLCLMVLLTVVGITQVNRMNGALAAINDVHGVKQRYAITFRGSVHDRSIALRDAVLAAPAELRTLVAEIDRLKRQYDEAAAPMDALFAQGADVSALERETLAGIKAIETRTLPVVQRLLTALERGDAAQARPLLDQARPLFVQWLAAINRMIDLEERLMKDQSDMARRVGVDFQQLMLALTGAAILLGAGLAWLIARRITRALGAEPATLKRIAQTVSAGDLASPIAVRQGDASSILATLAGMQRNLASVVGGVRQHADAVSVVSVQLAQGNADLSARTSDEARALRQTAESMEELTGAVKRNARDAQEAGDMAGQAMDAARQGSQTMHAVIDTMEHLSRASAQISDITSVIEGIAFQTNILALNAAVEAARAGEQGKGFAVVASEVRSLAQRSATAAKEINALISQSADTVRQGVDRVGAAGQTMDLILEAITQTTATMNGIVQASVAQTGRIEHVAQVIAQLDEDTQKNARRVEEASAGAEALRVQAADLRQAVAAFRVGAGGALQARATPAGNARLLPA; the protein is encoded by the coding sequence ATGCAGGATTCCCATTCCCCTTCGCGCGGGGTGCGCAGCACGGGCGGTTCCATCATGCTCGGCTTCACCGTCGTTCTCTGCCTGATGGTGCTGTTGACGGTGGTCGGCATCACCCAGGTCAACCGGATGAATGGCGCGCTCGCCGCCATCAACGATGTCCACGGCGTCAAGCAGCGTTATGCCATCACCTTCCGGGGCAGCGTGCATGACCGCTCCATCGCCTTGCGGGACGCCGTGCTGGCCGCTCCCGCCGAACTGCGGACGCTGGTGGCCGAGATCGACCGCCTCAAGCGCCAATACGACGAGGCCGCGGCGCCCATGGACGCGCTGTTCGCGCAGGGCGCCGACGTGTCGGCCCTGGAACGCGAGACGCTGGCGGGCATCAAGGCGATCGAGACGCGCACGCTGCCCGTGGTGCAGCGCCTGTTGACGGCGCTGGAGCGGGGCGACGCCGCGCAGGCGCGGCCGCTGCTGGATCAGGCGCGGCCCCTGTTCGTGCAGTGGCTGGCGGCGATCAACCGCATGATCGACCTGGAGGAACGCCTGATGAAGGACCAGAGCGATATGGCGCGGCGCGTGGGCGTCGATTTCCAGCAATTGATGCTGGCGCTGACCGGCGCCGCAATCCTGCTGGGCGCCGGCCTGGCCTGGTTGATCGCGCGCCGCATCACGCGCGCCCTGGGGGCGGAACCGGCGACGCTCAAGCGTATCGCGCAAACCGTCAGCGCCGGTGACCTGGCCAGTCCGATCGCGGTCAGGCAGGGCGACGCCAGCAGCATCCTTGCCACCCTGGCCGGCATGCAGCGCAACCTGGCTTCGGTGGTGGGCGGGGTGCGCCAGCACGCCGACGCCGTATCGGTGGTCAGCGTGCAGTTGGCGCAGGGCAATGCCGACCTGTCGGCGCGTACCAGCGACGAGGCGCGCGCGCTGCGCCAGACGGCCGAATCCATGGAGGAACTGACCGGCGCGGTCAAGCGCAATGCCCGTGATGCCCAGGAGGCGGGCGACATGGCCGGCCAGGCGATGGACGCGGCGCGGCAGGGCAGCCAGACCATGCATGCCGTGATCGACACGATGGAACACCTGTCCAGGGCGTCGGCGCAGATCTCCGACATCACCTCGGTGATCGAGGGCATCGCCTTCCAGACCAATATCCTGGCGTTGAACGCGGCGGTCGAGGCGGCGCGCGCGGGCGAGCAGGGCAAGGGCTTCGCGGTGGTCGCCAGCGAAGTGCGCTCGCTGGCGCAGCGGTCGGCCACGGCGGCCAAGGAAATCAATGCCTTGATCTCGCAGTCGGCCGACACGGTGCGCCAGGGCGTGGACCGCGTCGGCGCCGCCGGCCAGACCATGGACCTGATCCTGGAAGCGATCACCCAGACCACGGCCACCATGAATGGCATCGTGCAGGCGTCGGTGGCGCAGACCGGCCGCATCGAGCACGTCGCGCAGGTCATCGCGCAACTGGACGAGGATACCCAGAAGAACGCGCGCCGGGTCGAGGAGGCGTCGGCCGGCGCCGAGGCCTTGCGGGTGCAGGCGGCCGACTTGCGGCAGGCCGTCGCGGCGTTCCGGGTGGGGGCGGGCGGTGCCTTGCAGGCGCGCGCCACGCCCGCGGGCAATGCGCGATTGCTGCCGGCGTGA
- the tpiA gene encoding triose-phosphate isomerase, translating to MTSVEHRARLVLGNWKMHGNLAENAALLTELRAADAASHCEIGVCVPFPYLAQAASALTGSAVSWGAQDVSAHDKGAYTGEVAGAMLKEFGCRYALAGHSERRVLHGETDQMVADKARAALAAGLTPVVCVGESLADREAGNTLAVIERQLKPVLALGAEAVSRMVLAYEPVWAIGTGRTASPEQAQEVHGAIRAALVALGAAQVQVLYGGSVKAANAASLFAMTDIDGALVGGASLVAEEFLRIAAI from the coding sequence ATGACTTCAGTCGAACACCGCGCCCGCCTCGTGCTGGGCAACTGGAAGATGCACGGCAACCTGGCCGAGAATGCCGCGTTGCTGACCGAACTGCGCGCCGCGGATGCCGCCAGCCATTGCGAGATCGGCGTCTGCGTGCCGTTTCCGTACCTGGCGCAGGCCGCCTCGGCCCTGACCGGCAGCGCCGTGTCCTGGGGCGCGCAGGACGTCAGCGCCCACGACAAGGGCGCCTACACGGGCGAAGTCGCGGGCGCCATGCTCAAGGAATTCGGCTGCCGCTATGCGCTGGCCGGCCACTCCGAGCGCCGCGTGCTGCACGGTGAAACCGACCAGATGGTCGCCGACAAGGCTCGCGCCGCGCTGGCTGCCGGCCTGACCCCGGTGGTGTGCGTGGGCGAGTCGCTGGCCGATCGCGAAGCCGGTAACACGCTGGCCGTGATCGAACGCCAGCTCAAGCCGGTGCTGGCGCTGGGCGCCGAGGCCGTCTCGCGCATGGTGCTGGCCTACGAACCCGTGTGGGCCATCGGCACCGGCCGCACCGCCAGCCCCGAGCAGGCCCAGGAAGTCCACGGCGCCATCCGCGCCGCCCTGGTCGCGCTGGGCGCGGCCCAGGTGCAGGTTTTGTACGGCGGCAGCGTCAAGGCTGCCAATGCCGCCAGTTTGTTCGCCATGACTGATATCGACGGAGCCCTGGTCGGCGGCGCGTCGCTCGTGGCCGAAGAATTTTTGCGAATCGCCGCCATCTAA
- a CDS encoding NAD(P)H-quinone oxidoreductase, with protein MHCVEISRPGGPEVLVPAERPTPEAGKGEVLIKVSAAGVNRPDVFQRKGNYAPPPGASDLPGLEVAGEIVGGDLAGSGFALGDKVCALVAGGGYAEYCVAPAAQCLPIPKGLSDIEAAGLPETYFTVWSNVFDRGRLADGEILLVHGGASGIGTTAIQLARAMGNPVYATVGSDDRARAVEALGAARGINYKTQDFVKEVKDATGGRGVDVILDMVAGDYIARDMQCLADDGRIVIIAQLGGAQANVDTSQVMRRRLTITGSTLRPRPVDFKGAIARALRERAWPLLEQGAIKPIVHATFPLAQAAQAHAMMESGENIGKIILTV; from the coding sequence ATGCACTGTGTAGAAATCTCACGCCCGGGCGGCCCCGAGGTCCTGGTTCCCGCCGAACGTCCCACGCCCGAAGCCGGCAAGGGTGAAGTGCTGATCAAGGTCAGCGCCGCGGGCGTCAACCGTCCGGACGTGTTCCAGCGCAAGGGCAACTACGCGCCGCCGCCCGGAGCGTCCGACCTGCCGGGCCTGGAAGTGGCCGGTGAAATCGTCGGCGGCGACCTGGCCGGCAGCGGCTTCGCGCTGGGCGACAAGGTGTGCGCCCTGGTCGCTGGCGGCGGCTATGCCGAATACTGCGTCGCGCCCGCCGCCCAGTGCCTGCCGATTCCCAAGGGCCTGTCCGATATCGAAGCGGCCGGCCTGCCGGAAACCTATTTCACCGTCTGGAGCAACGTGTTCGACCGCGGCCGCCTGGCCGACGGCGAGATCCTGCTGGTGCACGGCGGCGCCAGCGGCATCGGCACCACGGCCATCCAGCTGGCCCGCGCCATGGGCAACCCGGTCTACGCCACCGTCGGCAGCGATGACCGCGCTCGCGCGGTCGAGGCCCTGGGCGCCGCGCGCGGCATCAATTACAAGACGCAGGACTTCGTCAAGGAAGTGAAGGACGCCACCGGTGGCCGCGGCGTCGACGTGATCCTGGACATGGTGGCCGGCGACTACATCGCCCGCGACATGCAATGCCTGGCCGACGACGGCCGCATCGTCATCATCGCCCAGCTGGGCGGCGCGCAGGCCAATGTCGATACCAGCCAGGTCATGCGCCGCCGCCTGACCATCACCGGCTCGACCCTCCGTCCGCGCCCGGTGGACTTCAAGGGCGCCATCGCCCGGGCGCTGCGCGAGCGCGCCTGGCCGCTGCTGGAGCAGGGCGCCATCAAGCCGATCGTGCACGCCACCTTCCCGCTGGCCCAGGCCGCCCAGGCCCACGCCATGATGGAAAGCGGCGAGAACATCGGCAAAATCATCCTGACCGTGTAA
- a CDS encoding OmpA family protein, whose protein sequence is MAFGFDVGTTITSVLRVTTLRILPTVLCASLASLGLAGCQTLPGDSNALQSTFASNDPCSDSSRNTGIAVGGALGAVAGALLGGKNARDKVIVGAIGAAAGALVGGVIGHNIDERRCALFKVAQANNLDLVVSDIKVADTQVDPLATPKPQGGGSADAAKTTAGLSVSIIDKGEQFAPGSAILTPQAAKAMADLADTYRDVAAASASAKDRDAVNARNNAMRILLVGHTDDTGSSQLNADLSEARARAVAKIFVSRGFRADQIFYQGAGETLPIADNHSAAGRARNRRVEVVDLGEDEAMAGYLANRKPVLAYYRTPGPAASGPRKETTGGAQPTSSRKASVGQANRNDRPSVASPDPSATDATPSAHASTAAQDIDFGGTPVHGNYVQVSIGKLSTQKSTFSLLSTAHAAEPSIVGSCADDRPRISKGVKSLKNDREAKFSTNDYLPGVYDSSWAGLVNGHLVALTHVAVLRDGGSPARRPELLVYTNYSGDKKAEPTLRSKPEVNAYQGSDALLYRVFVGDSLQCMDIVIPNKDPRHAPDSNLVYTLNKQSYQTAFAPSLAK, encoded by the coding sequence ATGGCTTTTGGTTTCGATGTGGGCACGACAATCACGTCCGTTCTGCGAGTCACGACGCTTCGCATTCTTCCCACCGTGCTGTGTGCCAGTCTTGCCTCCCTCGGCTTGGCGGGGTGCCAGACCTTACCCGGCGACAGCAACGCGCTGCAAAGTACGTTCGCGAGTAATGATCCTTGCTCCGATAGTTCGCGCAATACAGGGATTGCCGTGGGCGGTGCCCTTGGCGCGGTCGCCGGGGCTTTGCTGGGCGGGAAGAACGCCAGGGACAAGGTGATTGTCGGGGCCATCGGCGCGGCGGCAGGCGCCTTGGTCGGCGGCGTGATCGGTCACAACATTGACGAGCGCAGATGCGCGCTCTTCAAGGTGGCGCAGGCCAATAACCTCGACCTGGTTGTTTCCGACATCAAGGTGGCCGATACCCAAGTGGATCCGCTGGCCACGCCCAAGCCGCAAGGCGGCGGATCCGCGGACGCTGCCAAGACGACCGCTGGCCTGAGCGTGTCCATCATCGACAAGGGCGAACAGTTCGCGCCGGGCTCGGCGATTTTGACGCCGCAGGCGGCGAAGGCCATGGCGGATCTGGCCGACACGTACCGCGATGTGGCGGCGGCCTCCGCCAGCGCCAAGGATCGAGACGCCGTCAATGCGCGGAACAATGCGATGCGCATTCTTTTGGTCGGACACACCGATGACACGGGTTCTTCCCAGCTCAACGCCGACCTCTCCGAAGCTCGCGCCCGCGCGGTGGCCAAGATCTTCGTGTCCCGCGGTTTCAGGGCAGATCAGATCTTCTATCAAGGCGCGGGCGAAACGCTGCCGATTGCGGACAACCACAGTGCAGCGGGACGCGCGCGTAACCGCAGGGTCGAGGTGGTCGATCTGGGCGAAGACGAGGCCATGGCGGGCTATCTGGCCAACCGCAAGCCCGTGCTGGCGTACTACCGGACGCCCGGGCCGGCAGCCTCGGGGCCGCGCAAGGAAACAACAGGCGGGGCGCAGCCGACCTCTTCCCGCAAGGCGTCCGTCGGCCAAGCGAACCGGAACGACAGGCCGTCAGTTGCCAGCCCGGATCCGTCGGCGACGGATGCAACGCCTTCGGCGCATGCGAGCACTGCCGCCCAAGACATTGATTTCGGTGGCACGCCAGTGCACGGCAACTATGTACAGGTCAGCATCGGCAAGCTCTCGACGCAGAAATCGACTTTCAGCTTGCTGAGCACCGCGCACGCAGCCGAGCCTTCCATCGTGGGCAGTTGCGCGGATGATCGCCCCCGCATTTCGAAGGGCGTCAAGTCGCTCAAGAACGATCGGGAGGCCAAGTTCTCCACCAACGACTATCTGCCTGGCGTGTACGACTCGAGCTGGGCGGGCTTGGTAAATGGGCACTTGGTGGCACTGACGCATGTCGCCGTGTTGCGCGATGGCGGCTCGCCGGCGCGCCGTCCTGAACTGCTTGTCTACACCAATTATTCGGGCGATAAGAAGGCTGAACCGACCCTCCGCAGCAAGCCGGAAGTCAATGCCTATCAAGGCTCGGATGCTCTCCTGTACCGGGTGTTCGTAGGCGATTCCTTGCAGTGCATGGACATCGTCATTCCGAACAAGGATCCCCGCCACGCCCCTGATTCGAATCTGGTCTATACGTTGAACAAGCAGTCCTACCAGACCGCTTTCGCTCCCAGCTTGGCTAAGTGA
- the secG gene encoding preprotein translocase subunit SecG: MPLMLKLLLAVQVISALAIIVLVLLQQGKGADMGSAFGSGSSGSLFGATGAANFLSRATKWAAVVFFASTAGLAYVSHKGTSGPAVDSGVMQNFPADRSVPQVPGAAPAQPGAGASSVPGASSVPGAASSVPGAGSAPAPAPASKPDASVPSAPAAAGDKPAETPAK; the protein is encoded by the coding sequence ATGCCCTTGATGCTCAAACTTCTGCTGGCCGTCCAAGTGATCTCGGCGCTGGCTATCATCGTGCTGGTCCTGCTGCAGCAGGGCAAAGGCGCCGACATGGGGTCCGCGTTCGGCAGCGGCTCGTCGGGCAGCCTGTTCGGCGCCACCGGCGCGGCCAACTTCCTGTCGCGTGCCACCAAGTGGGCCGCGGTGGTCTTCTTCGCCTCCACGGCCGGCCTGGCCTATGTCAGCCACAAGGGCACCAGCGGCCCCGCCGTCGACTCCGGCGTGATGCAGAACTTCCCGGCCGACCGTTCGGTGCCGCAGGTGCCGGGCGCCGCGCCGGCCCAGCCGGGCGCGGGCGCCTCGTCGGTGCCGGGCGCTTCGTCCGTCCCCGGCGCCGCTTCGTCGGTGCCTGGCGCCGGTTCGGCTCCTGCCCCGGCCCCGGCTTCCAAGCCGGACGCTTCGGTGCCGTCGGCTCCGGCCGCCGCGGGCGACAAGCCGGCCGAGACGCCGGCCAAGTAA
- a CDS encoding MFS transporter: protein MSHGVCEAVCDGRMSRAADAPPAWMAVFSLAMGVFGLLTAEYLPASLLTPMALDLGVSEALAGQAVTVTAVVALFAGLLVPGLTRALDRRVVLLAFSTLMVASNLLVAMSSSLAVLLAMRILLGVALGGFWSMAAAVAMRLVPPALLPRALSIIFSGIAVGTVVAVPLGSYLGGRYGWRSAFVAAAVVGVATLAFQWLTLPRLAPGRTARLRTVLEVLLRPGIAVGMLGCVLVHTGHFALFTYIRPFLETTTGVGADGLALMLLGFGVANFAGTLLAGWLLGHSARATLVLMPALVGAAALALALLPASVTGQALLVALWGMAFGGVPVAWSNWVASAVPDQAESAGGMVVASVQSSIAAGAAAGGAMFSANGIVGVFVAAGILMLLAALLIALRVRIHAPGRGSGPAVHL, encoded by the coding sequence ATGAGTCATGGTGTCTGTGAAGCGGTCTGCGATGGCCGCATGTCGCGCGCGGCGGATGCGCCGCCCGCCTGGATGGCGGTGTTTTCGCTGGCGATGGGGGTGTTCGGCTTGCTGACCGCGGAGTACCTGCCGGCCAGCCTGCTGACGCCGATGGCGCTCGACCTGGGCGTTTCCGAGGCGCTGGCCGGGCAGGCGGTGACGGTGACGGCGGTGGTGGCGTTGTTTGCCGGACTGCTGGTGCCGGGTCTGACGCGCGCGCTCGACCGGCGCGTGGTGCTGCTGGCCTTCAGCACCCTGATGGTGGCCTCCAATCTGTTGGTGGCAATGTCTTCCAGCCTGGCGGTGCTGCTGGCGATGCGTATTTTGCTCGGCGTTGCGCTGGGCGGTTTCTGGAGCATGGCGGCGGCAGTGGCCATGCGCCTGGTGCCGCCCGCCTTGCTGCCGCGCGCGTTGTCGATCATCTTCAGTGGCATTGCCGTGGGGACCGTGGTGGCGGTGCCGCTCGGCAGCTATCTGGGCGGCAGGTATGGCTGGCGCAGCGCCTTCGTCGCCGCGGCCGTGGTCGGCGTGGCGACGCTGGCGTTCCAGTGGCTCACGCTGCCCCGGCTGGCGCCGGGCCGGACCGCGCGGTTGCGCACGGTGCTGGAGGTATTGCTACGTCCCGGCATCGCCGTGGGCATGTTGGGATGCGTGCTGGTGCACACCGGCCACTTCGCGCTGTTCACCTACATCCGGCCGTTCCTTGAAACCACGACAGGCGTCGGCGCCGACGGACTGGCCTTGATGCTGCTGGGTTTTGGCGTGGCAAATTTCGCCGGCACCCTGCTGGCGGGCTGGTTGCTGGGCCACAGCGCCCGCGCCACGCTGGTGCTGATGCCCGCGCTGGTGGGGGCGGCGGCCCTGGCGCTGGCCTTGCTGCCGGCGTCCGTGACGGGACAGGCGCTGCTGGTGGCGCTATGGGGAATGGCGTTCGGCGGGGTGCCGGTGGCGTGGTCGAACTGGGTGGCCAGCGCGGTGCCCGACCAGGCCGAAAGCGCGGGCGGCATGGTGGTGGCGTCGGTGCAGTCGTCGATCGCGGCGGGCGCGGCGGCCGGTGGCGCGATGTTCAGCGCCAACGGCATTGTCGGCGTGTTCGTGGCGGCCGGCATCCTGATGCTGCTGGCGGCGCTGCTGATCGCATTGCGGGTGCGCATCCACGCGCCCGGACGCGGCTCCGGTCCGGCAGTGCATCTTTGA
- a CDS encoding LysR substrate-binding domain-containing protein translates to MSQIDIESTDLNLLKVFEAIYDEGGAGRAALRLGVTQSAVSASLARLRTLYADPLFVRTGRGLSPSLRARELRPIIGEALDKCRQSLSLARPGPAGFAGRSVTLGLSDDFEIALGREAIAALAEAAPGLRLIFRQTHSRLAADMLMARDVDLVIASGGLTAPALQRVTVGQGDYACLVDPASLAPGQEALSVEDFTGRAHVLVSSGGFIGVVDEVLHAQGLTRRVLAATTHFAALAFLLRGGDALATLPTHAARGLAAVAGLRLLPCPVVMPGYAIEMGWRADALRDEAVAVARLSLLGLLQGYGWAAAPGAR, encoded by the coding sequence GCGATCTACGACGAAGGCGGCGCGGGCCGCGCGGCGCTGCGGCTGGGCGTGACGCAGTCGGCCGTCAGCGCGTCGCTGGCGCGGCTGCGCACGCTGTATGCGGATCCGCTGTTCGTGCGCACCGGGCGCGGCCTTTCGCCCAGCCTGCGGGCCCGCGAGCTGCGGCCGATCATCGGCGAGGCGCTGGACAAGTGCCGGCAAAGCCTGTCGCTGGCCCGGCCGGGGCCGGCCGGGTTTGCCGGGCGTTCGGTCACGCTGGGGCTGTCGGACGACTTCGAAATCGCGCTGGGGCGCGAGGCCATCGCGGCGCTGGCCGAGGCTGCGCCGGGACTACGTCTGATCTTTCGCCAGACCCACAGCCGCCTGGCCGCCGACATGCTGATGGCGCGCGACGTCGACCTGGTGATCGCGTCCGGTGGACTGACCGCGCCCGCATTGCAGCGCGTGACCGTGGGGCAGGGCGACTATGCCTGCCTGGTTGATCCGGCCAGTCTGGCGCCGGGCCAGGAAGCGCTGTCCGTGGAGGATTTCACCGGGCGTGCGCACGTGCTGGTGTCGTCGGGCGGATTCATCGGCGTGGTTGACGAGGTGTTGCACGCGCAGGGATTGACGCGGCGGGTGCTGGCCGCGACCACGCACTTTGCGGCGCTGGCGTTCCTGCTGCGTGGCGGCGACGCGCTGGCGACCCTGCCGACCCACGCGGCGCGCGGCCTGGCGGCGGTCGCGGGGCTGCGGCTGCTGCCGTGCCCGGTCGTCATGCCGGGCTACGCCATCGAGATGGGCTGGCGCGCCGATGCCTTGCGCGATGAGGCCGTGGCGGTGGCACGCCTATCCCTGCTGGGCCTGCTGCAGGGCTACGGTTGGGCCGCGGCGCCTGGCGCCCGGTGA